A window of Acinetobacter sp. TR3 contains these coding sequences:
- a CDS encoding YgiQ family radical SAM protein — translation MSTAYTMQTAPKALFDYDKYWASCFEPAPFLPMSREEMDQLGWDACDFILVCGDAYIDHPSFVSGVIGRVLEAQGFRVGIIAQPDWTNAESFRVLGKPTIAWGVTAGNMDSMINRYTADRKIRSDDAYSPNNEANKRPDRAATVYCQRCREAFPDVPVLLGGIEGSLRRIAHYDYWSDKVRRSILMDSKADLLMYGNGERAIIDVMHRLAKGEKIHEITDVRGTAFIINKHNKASKAKFVEIASNDVDTIGRVDPIINPYVMTEDIDGCEVEKEKGNSLAQYQNFQKEIVANPIVREGDQLDPDTQIVQLKPAPSKAIKHKLPPRELAVIRLPSFEAVADDHVLYAHANRILHLETNPGNARALVQRHGERDVWINPPPIPLTTEEMDYVFDLPYARLPHPSYGNARFPAFDMIKFSVNIMRGCFGGCTFCSITEHEGRIIQNRSEDSILREIEKIRDTAPQFTGIISDLGGPTANMYRLHCNDPEIEKNCRKPSCVYPGVCQNLHTDHAPLVQLYRKAREIKGVKKILIGSGLRYDLAVLNPEYVKELVQHHVGGYLKIAPEHTEQGPLSKMMKPGIGTYDRFKQMFERFSKEAGKEQYLIPYFIAAHPGTTDYDMMNLAIWLKKNGFRADQVQTFYPSPMATATTMYYTGKNPLSKVARYTENVDIVKGEKRRRLHKAFLRYHDPNNWPLLREALKEMGRSDLIGNSKQHLIPTYQPQGTAEGEYKSARKKNSTVAGDSAKRGQAQSQPQSGQKRPQKGQILTQHTGLPPRETGDKKPFSGKAKPKVKPKR, via the coding sequence ATGTCTACTGCCTATACCATGCAGACCGCGCCCAAAGCGTTGTTTGATTACGACAAATATTGGGCGTCGTGTTTTGAACCCGCACCATTTTTGCCGATGTCACGAGAAGAGATGGATCAACTCGGCTGGGATGCGTGTGACTTTATTTTGGTCTGTGGTGATGCCTATATTGACCATCCGTCTTTTGTTTCGGGTGTAATTGGGCGTGTACTTGAGGCACAAGGTTTCCGTGTCGGGATCATTGCACAGCCAGACTGGACCAATGCAGAGAGCTTTCGTGTTCTAGGCAAGCCAACCATTGCATGGGGTGTGACTGCAGGGAACATGGATTCAATGATCAACCGTTATACGGCAGATCGTAAAATTCGTTCCGATGATGCCTATTCGCCAAACAATGAAGCAAATAAGCGCCCAGACCGTGCAGCAACAGTTTACTGTCAGCGTTGCCGTGAAGCTTTTCCTGACGTTCCGGTCTTACTCGGTGGTATTGAAGGCAGCTTGCGCCGTATTGCACATTATGATTATTGGTCTGACAAAGTTCGCCGCTCTATTTTGATGGACTCAAAAGCTGATCTATTGATGTATGGTAATGGCGAGCGTGCGATTATCGATGTGATGCATCGTTTAGCCAAAGGTGAGAAAATCCACGAGATTACTGATGTTCGTGGTACAGCATTTATTATTAATAAGCATAATAAAGCATCTAAAGCGAAATTCGTTGAAATTGCCAGTAATGACGTGGATACCATTGGACGTGTTGATCCAATTATTAATCCTTATGTTATGACTGAAGATATTGATGGCTGTGAAGTTGAAAAAGAAAAAGGTAACTCATTAGCGCAGTATCAAAACTTCCAAAAAGAAATCGTTGCCAATCCAATCGTGCGTGAAGGCGACCAACTCGATCCAGATACACAGATTGTGCAGTTAAAGCCTGCACCATCAAAAGCGATTAAACATAAATTACCTCCACGTGAATTGGCCGTGATTCGTTTACCTTCTTTTGAAGCAGTGGCCGACGATCATGTGTTGTATGCCCATGCCAACCGTATCTTGCATCTTGAAACCAATCCGGGCAATGCACGTGCCTTGGTTCAGCGTCATGGTGAGCGGGACGTCTGGATCAACCCACCACCAATTCCTCTGACCACTGAGGAAATGGACTATGTGTTTGATTTACCCTATGCACGTTTACCGCATCCTTCTTATGGAAATGCACGTTTCCCAGCCTTTGATATGATCAAATTCTCGGTCAATATCATGCGTGGTTGTTTTGGTGGATGTACCTTCTGTTCAATTACTGAACATGAGGGTCGTATTATTCAAAACCGTTCTGAAGATTCGATTTTGCGTGAAATCGAAAAAATTCGTGATACGGCACCTCAATTTACAGGCATTATTTCGGACTTAGGTGGCCCAACTGCAAACATGTATCGTTTGCACTGTAATGATCCTGAGATTGAAAAGAACTGTCGTAAGCCATCTTGTGTCTATCCAGGTGTTTGTCAAAACCTACACACCGATCATGCGCCTCTTGTTCAGCTTTATCGTAAAGCGCGTGAAATCAAAGGGGTGAAGAAGATTTTGATTGGTTCTGGTCTACGTTATGACCTTGCGGTATTGAACCCTGAATATGTGAAAGAACTGGTACAGCATCATGTCGGTGGCTATTTAAAAATTGCACCTGAACATACCGAACAAGGTCCATTGTCGAAGATGATGAAACCGGGAATTGGTACGTATGATCGTTTTAAACAAATGTTTGAGCGTTTCAGTAAGGAAGCAGGGAAGGAACAATATTTAATTCCTTACTTTATTGCGGCGCATCCAGGTACGACCGACTATGACATGATGAACTTGGCGATTTGGTTGAAAAAGAATGGTTTCCGTGCCGATCAGGTACAAACCTTCTACCCATCACCAATGGCAACCGCAACGACAATGTACTATACAGGTAAGAATCCACTCTCTAAAGTGGCACGTTATACTGAAAATGTTGATATCGTGAAAGGTGAAAAGCGCCGTCGTCTGCATAAAGCATTCTTGCGTTACCATGATCCAAATAACTGGCCTTTGTTACGTGAAGCACTGAAAGAGATGGGGCGTTCTGATTTAATTGGTAATTCGAAGCAGCATCTGATCCCAACCTATCAGCCACAAGGTACAGCTGAAGGTGAATATAAATCGGCACGTAAAAAGAACTCAACTGTTGCAGGTGATTCAGCGAAACGTGGTCAAGCGCAATCTCAGCCACAATCAGGTCAGAAACGTCCACAAAAAGGGCAGATTTTAACGCAACATACAGGTTTACCGCCACGTGAAACAGGTGACAAAAAACCATTCTCAGGAAAAGCAAAACCTAAAGTGAAACCAAAGCGTTAA
- a CDS encoding DUF2726 domain-containing protein, producing the protein MYYFITIVGLLLITALVFRRLHPNRRQDSPLKRRGILNISEQITLMRLQAVLPRHTILAHVSFDALLTTKFAHTRRKYQGLVADFVVLDQQHQVLAIIEIADESYVNRLHQKHYQDSLLELAGYRVLRYSSIPTEQELRENLVPDLFEPIMPVSITATTMPQTERVMKYNVLAAKSS; encoded by the coding sequence ATGTATTATTTCATAACAATAGTTGGATTGCTGTTGATTACAGCACTTGTGTTTCGACGCCTACATCCTAATCGGCGTCAAGATAGTCCATTAAAACGCCGTGGTATTCTCAATATTTCTGAGCAAATTACTTTGATGCGTTTACAAGCTGTATTACCTCGTCATACGATTTTGGCGCATGTTTCTTTTGATGCGCTATTAACAACAAAATTTGCGCATACGCGCCGTAAATATCAAGGTTTAGTTGCTGATTTTGTCGTACTCGATCAGCAACACCAAGTGCTTGCAATTATTGAGATTGCAGACGAGTCATATGTGAATCGTCTACATCAAAAGCATTATCAAGACAGCTTATTAGAATTAGCGGGTTATCGAGTATTGCGCTATAGCAGTATTCCAACGGAGCAGGAGTTACGTGAGAACTTAGTTCCTGATCTATTTGAACCGATCATGCCTGTTTCAATTACAGCAACCACAATGCCGCAAACGGAACGGGTTATGAAATATAATGTTCTAGCAGCAAAATCATCTTAA
- a CDS encoding RidA family protein, translated as MTVQRLHVTSRYCEVAISGNLVHLAGQLADDTSVDVTAQTQQTLDNIDRLLAEAGTDKTHILSVLIFLKDIEQDYAAMNAVWDAWIAEGHPPARTCVESKLYTPDVLVEMTVTAVRP; from the coding sequence ATGACTGTGCAAAGACTGCATGTCACTTCACGTTATTGCGAAGTCGCAATTTCAGGAAATTTAGTTCATTTAGCAGGTCAACTAGCAGATGATACCAGTGTCGATGTTACTGCACAAACACAACAAACTTTAGATAATATCGATCGTTTACTCGCAGAAGCAGGTACAGACAAAACGCATATTTTATCTGTACTTATTTTTCTAAAAGACATTGAACAAGATTATGCAGCAATGAATGCGGTTTGGGATGCATGGATTGCTGAAGGTCATCCCCCAGCACGTACCTGCGTAGAATCTAAACTGTATACACCAGATGTTTTAGTCGAAATGACCGTAACAGCAGTACGTCCATAA